A region from the Triticum aestivum cultivar Chinese Spring chromosome 3D, IWGSC CS RefSeq v2.1, whole genome shotgun sequence genome encodes:
- the LOC123077695 gene encoding uncharacterized protein isoform X3 has translation MAAAAFSIREYAASMRGGTAKEGRRFLGIEDLPPLGAPRCRWWADELASTVAAAAAAVASSRRAQGKAKPPKKRSISDLFAAAPPLAVPPAGDTGCKEQMDLDGDEALCAIARRAKEEKKRKRKLQEEEEGQKEETAAVDAAPESSGGREPEGNFAARKCSSILQEALENPNLFDGLDTHSLQKPEASQHHREEREKISERRKQGKINNITKKKANTQKHIGNSKADKVGKPRDLENFIPRHGILKCTKHTSVKMVKEKRGNSEGKEVIELCRKSVKRVKFSEADAILELPERQSLCKMFSDVMASSSSSSSSSSSFTSTEGDKCVTAESGSSHMPMEASTKAKANKNSDHEDSPDKSITAESGTSHIAMEAFTKTKEVNKNSDHEDSPEAGNREMAAPLIDLNMALPEPTELDQRYDSYSEVLNLEHTHEETLSSNVQLHDGRENLKIFSVDSHRLESEQSTADLERITNSSLAGTLLHGEAIKVSDVDAAGSPLSLTELAETRRGCSNVSVKDTMTMSTSPCALPDHTFPDSFRQHQSWFSTSGKFSSWPSHESNVSHSKEFNFRSELNIPRENGPSTGPTVRLMGKDLSVCTTRAESFSETAQKHTGTFTNDYLKANVFLPQQGRPFLSLQAQNFPKDTANSTSIIHASTYHASASQARTTHDYGHPVPAANVLSGDQLTYENRFFDFSNSQTNRPFLLGCPPPLNRGSTASQQNSPSRRYYSDPIPRTEPPTASPLPTTRQHGTSSLGFHANLPQQHVVHPASSSVCRLNSVDFTFNHPDRVVHTPSNSIRDATLSARNTDNTVGSAVLGNFNASPSGRYVQKRSGPVKLTPGAKHVLVPNDSTGDGDSAPVYSCVSFGSRSTNAAGPQNKGA, from the exons ATGGCCGCCGCCGCGTTCTCCATCAG GGAGTACGCGGCGAGCATGAGGGGCGGGACGGCGAAGGAGGGGCGGCGTTTCTTGGGAATCGAGGATCTCCCGCCTCTCGGAGCGCCGAGGTGCCGGTGGTGGGCGGACGAGCTCGCCTCCACCGTGGCTGCTGCAGCTGCGGCGGTGGCGTCCTCGAGGAGGGCGCAAGGGAAGGCGAAGCCGCCGAAGAAGCGGTCCATCTCCGACCTCTTCGCCGCGGCGCCCCCTTTGGCCGTGCCCCCCGCCGGTGATACCGGATGCAAAGAGCAAATGGATTTGGACGGCGACGAGGCGCTGTGCGCGATCGCGAGGCGGGCGAAGGAGGAGAAGAAACGAAAGAGAAAGCTGCAAGAAGAGGAGGAGGGGCAGAAGGAGGAGACGGCGGCAGTTGATGCCGCGCCGGAGAGCAGCGGAGGCCGAGAGCCCGAGGGGAATTTCGCTGCAAGAAAG TGCTCTTCAATTCTGCAGGAAGCACTTGAAAATCCAAACCTGTTTGATGGACTGGATACTCACTCATTACAGAAACCTGAGGCTTCACAACATCACAGAGAAGAGAGAGAAAAGATATCTGAGAGAAGGAAGCAGGGGAAGATCAATAATATAACCAAGAAGAAGGCTAACACACAAAAGCACATCGGCAACAGTAAAGCTGACAAAGTGGGGAAACCACGAGATCTAGAAAATTTTATCCCTAGGCATGGCATTCTAAAGTGCACAAAGCACACATCAGTGAAAATGGTCAAGGAGAAACGTGGCAATTCAGAAGGCAAGGAAGTAATAGAACTCTGCCGCAAATCAGTGAAACGTGTCAAATTCTCAGAAGCAGATGCTATACTTGAGCTACCAGAACGACAAAGTCTCTGCAAGATGTTTTCAGATGTTATGgcttcttcatcgtcgtcctcgtcatcatcatcatcattcacgTCTACCGAAGGAGACAAATGCGTAACTGCAGAAAGTG GTAGTTCTCATATGCCCATGGAAGCTTCCACTAAGGCGAAAGCAAATAAGAATTCAGATCATGAGGATTCTCCTGACAAAAGCATAACTGCAGAAAGTGGTACTTCTCATATTGCCATGGAAGCTTTCACTAAGACGAAAGAAGTAAATAAGAATTCAGATCATGAGGATTCTCCTGAGGCTGGTAACAGAGAGATGGCCGCTCCTCTCATTGATCTGAATATGGCGTTACCGGAACCTACTGAACTGGACCAAAGGTATGATTCATATTCAGAGGTGCTAAATCTGGAGCATACACATGAGGAAACTTTAAGTTCTAATGTCCAATTGCATGATGGGAGAGAAAACCTGAAGATTTTTTCTGTTGATTCACATAGGCTGGAAAGCGAACAATCTACTGCTGACTTGGAAAGAATAACGAATTCAAGTTTGGCAGGCACATTATTGCATGGTGAGGCGATAAAAGTTTCTGATGTAGATGCTGCTGGTTCTCCATTGAGCTTAACTGAACTTGCAGAGACTCGTCGTGGTTGCAGTAATGTTTCAGTAAAAGATACTATGACTATGAGTACGTCTCCTTGTGCATTGCCAGATCACACATTTCCGGATTCATTTCGGCAGCACCAGAGTTGGTTTTCCACAAGCGGCAAATTTTCTTCCTGGCCATCTCATGAATCTAATGTGTCACACAGTAAGGAGTTCAATTTTCGTTCTGAGTTGAACATTCCGCGTGAGAATGGACCTTCCACAGGACCGACAGTTCGTTTGATGGGTAAAGATCTTTCAGTTTGCACGACCAGAGCTGAATCGTTTTCCGAGACTGCGCAGAAGCATACAGGTACTTTTACCAATGACTATCTCAAGGCAAATGTGTTCTTGCCACAACAAGGACGGCCTTTTCTCTCTTTACAAGCTCAGAATTTCCCCAAGGATACAGCAAATTCCACCAGTATAATTCATGCTTCAACATATCATGCAAGCGCAAGTCAGGCACGGACTACACATGATTATGGCCACCCTGTCCCGGCAGCTAATGTACTTTCTGGAGATCAGTTGACATATGAGAACAGGTTTTTTGATTTTTCAAACTCGCAGACCAATCGGCCTTTTCTATTGGGGTGCCCACCTCCTCTCAATCGTGGCAGTACAGCATCCCAACAGAATTCCCCGTCGCGCCGTTATTACTCTGATCCTATCCCTAGGACAGAACCACCCACAGCATCACCTTTGCCTACAACCAGACAGCATGGTACATCATCTTTAGGTTTCCATGCCAATTTGCCTCAGCAACATGTTGTGCATCCAGCAAGCTCGTCAGTTTGTCGTCTTAATTCTGTGGATTTTACATTCAACCATCCAGACCGGGTAGTTCATACACCTTCCAACAGCATAAGAGATGCAACCCTTTCGGCAAGAAATACAGATAACACAGTGGGGAGCGCTGTTCTTGGCAATTTTAATGCTTCACCTAGTGGTCGGTATGTGCAGAAGAGATCAGGGCCAGTGAAGCTCACTCCTGGGGCGAAGCATGTACTGGTGCCAAACGATAGCACAGGTGACGGCGATTCTGCGCCTGTGTACTCCTGTGTTTCGTTCGGAAGTAGGAGCACAAATGCTGCAGGTCCTCAGAACAAAGGAGCATGA
- the LOC123077695 gene encoding uncharacterized protein isoform X1, whose translation MAAAAFSIREYAASMRGGTAKEGRRFLGIEDLPPLGAPRCRWWADELASTVAAAAAAVASSRRAQGKAKPPKKRSISDLFAAAPPLAVPPAGDTGCKEQMDLDGDEALCAIARRAKEEKKRKRKLQEEEEGQKEETAAVDAAPESSGGREPEGNFAARKCSSILQEALENPNLFDGLDTHSLQKPEASQHHREEREKISERRKQGKINNITKKKANTQKHIGNSKADKVGKPRDLENFIPRHGILKCTKHTSVKMVKEKRGNSEGKEVIELCRKSVKRVKFSEADAILELPERQSLCKMFSDVMASSSSSSSSSSSFTSTEGDKCVTAESGSSHMPMEASTKAKANKNSDHEDSPDKSITAESGSSHMPMEASTKAKANKNSDHEDSPDKSITAESGTSHIAMEAFTKTKEVNKNSDHEDSPEAGNREMAAPLIDLNMALPEPTELDQRYDSYSEVLNLEHTHEETLSSNVQLHDGRENLKIFSVDSHRLESEQSTADLERITNSSLAGTLLHGEAIKVSDVDAAGSPLSLTELAETRRGCSNVSVKDTMTMSTSPCALPDHTFPDSFRQHQSWFSTSGKFSSWPSHESNVSHSKEFNFRSELNIPRENGPSTGPTVRLMGKDLSVCTTRAESFSETAQKHTGTFTNDYLKANVFLPQQGRPFLSLQAQNFPKDTANSTSIIHASTYHASASQARTTHDYGHPVPAANVLSGDQLTYENRFFDFSNSQTNRPFLLGCPPPLNRGSTASQQNSPSRRYYSDPIPRTEPPTASPLPTTRQHGTSSLGFHANLPQQHVVHPASSSVCRLNSVDFTFNHPDRVVHTPSNSIRDATLSARNTDNTVGSAVLGNFNASPSGRYVQKRSGPVKLTPGAKHVLVPNDSTGDGDSAPVYSCVSFGSRSTNAAGPQNKGA comes from the exons ATGGCCGCCGCCGCGTTCTCCATCAG GGAGTACGCGGCGAGCATGAGGGGCGGGACGGCGAAGGAGGGGCGGCGTTTCTTGGGAATCGAGGATCTCCCGCCTCTCGGAGCGCCGAGGTGCCGGTGGTGGGCGGACGAGCTCGCCTCCACCGTGGCTGCTGCAGCTGCGGCGGTGGCGTCCTCGAGGAGGGCGCAAGGGAAGGCGAAGCCGCCGAAGAAGCGGTCCATCTCCGACCTCTTCGCCGCGGCGCCCCCTTTGGCCGTGCCCCCCGCCGGTGATACCGGATGCAAAGAGCAAATGGATTTGGACGGCGACGAGGCGCTGTGCGCGATCGCGAGGCGGGCGAAGGAGGAGAAGAAACGAAAGAGAAAGCTGCAAGAAGAGGAGGAGGGGCAGAAGGAGGAGACGGCGGCAGTTGATGCCGCGCCGGAGAGCAGCGGAGGCCGAGAGCCCGAGGGGAATTTCGCTGCAAGAAAG TGCTCTTCAATTCTGCAGGAAGCACTTGAAAATCCAAACCTGTTTGATGGACTGGATACTCACTCATTACAGAAACCTGAGGCTTCACAACATCACAGAGAAGAGAGAGAAAAGATATCTGAGAGAAGGAAGCAGGGGAAGATCAATAATATAACCAAGAAGAAGGCTAACACACAAAAGCACATCGGCAACAGTAAAGCTGACAAAGTGGGGAAACCACGAGATCTAGAAAATTTTATCCCTAGGCATGGCATTCTAAAGTGCACAAAGCACACATCAGTGAAAATGGTCAAGGAGAAACGTGGCAATTCAGAAGGCAAGGAAGTAATAGAACTCTGCCGCAAATCAGTGAAACGTGTCAAATTCTCAGAAGCAGATGCTATACTTGAGCTACCAGAACGACAAAGTCTCTGCAAGATGTTTTCAGATGTTATGgcttcttcatcgtcgtcctcgtcatcatcatcatcattcacgTCTACCGAAGGAGACAAATGCGTAACTGCAGAAAGTGGTAGTTCTCATATGCCCATGGAAGCTTCCACTAAGGCGAAAGCAAATAAGAATTCAGATCATGAGGATTCTCCTGACAAAAGCATAACTGCAGAAAGTGGTAGTTCTCATATGCCCATGGAAGCTTCCACTAAGGCGAAAGCAAATAAGAATTCAGATCATGAGGATTCTCCTGACAAAAGCATAACTGCAGAAAGTGGTACTTCTCATATTGCCATGGAAGCTTTCACTAAGACGAAAGAAGTAAATAAGAATTCAGATCATGAGGATTCTCCTGAGGCTGGTAACAGAGAGATGGCCGCTCCTCTCATTGATCTGAATATGGCGTTACCGGAACCTACTGAACTGGACCAAAGGTATGATTCATATTCAGAGGTGCTAAATCTGGAGCATACACATGAGGAAACTTTAAGTTCTAATGTCCAATTGCATGATGGGAGAGAAAACCTGAAGATTTTTTCTGTTGATTCACATAGGCTGGAAAGCGAACAATCTACTGCTGACTTGGAAAGAATAACGAATTCAAGTTTGGCAGGCACATTATTGCATGGTGAGGCGATAAAAGTTTCTGATGTAGATGCTGCTGGTTCTCCATTGAGCTTAACTGAACTTGCAGAGACTCGTCGTGGTTGCAGTAATGTTTCAGTAAAAGATACTATGACTATGAGTACGTCTCCTTGTGCATTGCCAGATCACACATTTCCGGATTCATTTCGGCAGCACCAGAGTTGGTTTTCCACAAGCGGCAAATTTTCTTCCTGGCCATCTCATGAATCTAATGTGTCACACAGTAAGGAGTTCAATTTTCGTTCTGAGTTGAACATTCCGCGTGAGAATGGACCTTCCACAGGACCGACAGTTCGTTTGATGGGTAAAGATCTTTCAGTTTGCACGACCAGAGCTGAATCGTTTTCCGAGACTGCGCAGAAGCATACAGGTACTTTTACCAATGACTATCTCAAGGCAAATGTGTTCTTGCCACAACAAGGACGGCCTTTTCTCTCTTTACAAGCTCAGAATTTCCCCAAGGATACAGCAAATTCCACCAGTATAATTCATGCTTCAACATATCATGCAAGCGCAAGTCAGGCACGGACTACACATGATTATGGCCACCCTGTCCCGGCAGCTAATGTACTTTCTGGAGATCAGTTGACATATGAGAACAGGTTTTTTGATTTTTCAAACTCGCAGACCAATCGGCCTTTTCTATTGGGGTGCCCACCTCCTCTCAATCGTGGCAGTACAGCATCCCAACAGAATTCCCCGTCGCGCCGTTATTACTCTGATCCTATCCCTAGGACAGAACCACCCACAGCATCACCTTTGCCTACAACCAGACAGCATGGTACATCATCTTTAGGTTTCCATGCCAATTTGCCTCAGCAACATGTTGTGCATCCAGCAAGCTCGTCAGTTTGTCGTCTTAATTCTGTGGATTTTACATTCAACCATCCAGACCGGGTAGTTCATACACCTTCCAACAGCATAAGAGATGCAACCCTTTCGGCAAGAAATACAGATAACACAGTGGGGAGCGCTGTTCTTGGCAATTTTAATGCTTCACCTAGTGGTCGGTATGTGCAGAAGAGATCAGGGCCAGTGAAGCTCACTCCTGGGGCGAAGCATGTACTGGTGCCAAACGATAGCACAGGTGACGGCGATTCTGCGCCTGTGTACTCCTGTGTTTCGTTCGGAAGTAGGAGCACAAATGCTGCAGGTCCTCAGAACAAAGGAGCATGA
- the LOC123077695 gene encoding uncharacterized protein isoform X4 has product MAAAAFSIREYAASMRGGTAKEGRRFLGIEDLPPLGAPRCRWWADELASTVAAAAAAVASSRRAQGKAKPPKKRSISDLFAAAPPLAVPPAGDTGCKEQMDLDGDEALCAIARRAKEEKKRKRKLQEEEEGQKEETAAVDAAPESSGGREPEGNFAARKCSSILQEALENPNLFDGLDTHSLQKPEASQHHREEREKISERRKQGKINNITKKKANTQKHIGNSKADKVGKPRDLENFIPRHGILKCTKHTSVKMVKEKRGNSEGKEVIELCRKSVKRVKFSEADAILELPERQSLCKMFSDVMASSSSSSSSSSSFTSTEGDKCVTAESGSSHMPMEASTKAKANKNSDHEDSPDKSITAESGSSHMPMEASTKAKANKNSDHEDSPDKSITAESGTSHIAMEAFTKTKEVNKNSDHEDSPEAGNREMAAPLIDLNMALPEPTELDQRLESEQSTADLERITNSSLAGTLLHGEAIKVSDVDAAGSPLSLTELAETRRGCSNVSVKDTMTMSTSPCALPDHTFPDSFRQHQSWFSTSGKFSSWPSHESNVSHSKEFNFRSELNIPRENGPSTGPTVRLMGKDLSVCTTRAESFSETAQKHTGTFTNDYLKANVFLPQQGRPFLSLQAQNFPKDTANSTSIIHASTYHASASQARTTHDYGHPVPAANVLSGDQLTYENRFFDFSNSQTNRPFLLGCPPPLNRGSTASQQNSPSRRYYSDPIPRTEPPTASPLPTTRQHGTSSLGFHANLPQQHVVHPASSSVCRLNSVDFTFNHPDRVVHTPSNSIRDATLSARNTDNTVGSAVLGNFNASPSGRYVQKRSGPVKLTPGAKHVLVPNDSTGDGDSAPVYSCVSFGSRSTNAAGPQNKGA; this is encoded by the exons ATGGCCGCCGCCGCGTTCTCCATCAG GGAGTACGCGGCGAGCATGAGGGGCGGGACGGCGAAGGAGGGGCGGCGTTTCTTGGGAATCGAGGATCTCCCGCCTCTCGGAGCGCCGAGGTGCCGGTGGTGGGCGGACGAGCTCGCCTCCACCGTGGCTGCTGCAGCTGCGGCGGTGGCGTCCTCGAGGAGGGCGCAAGGGAAGGCGAAGCCGCCGAAGAAGCGGTCCATCTCCGACCTCTTCGCCGCGGCGCCCCCTTTGGCCGTGCCCCCCGCCGGTGATACCGGATGCAAAGAGCAAATGGATTTGGACGGCGACGAGGCGCTGTGCGCGATCGCGAGGCGGGCGAAGGAGGAGAAGAAACGAAAGAGAAAGCTGCAAGAAGAGGAGGAGGGGCAGAAGGAGGAGACGGCGGCAGTTGATGCCGCGCCGGAGAGCAGCGGAGGCCGAGAGCCCGAGGGGAATTTCGCTGCAAGAAAG TGCTCTTCAATTCTGCAGGAAGCACTTGAAAATCCAAACCTGTTTGATGGACTGGATACTCACTCATTACAGAAACCTGAGGCTTCACAACATCACAGAGAAGAGAGAGAAAAGATATCTGAGAGAAGGAAGCAGGGGAAGATCAATAATATAACCAAGAAGAAGGCTAACACACAAAAGCACATCGGCAACAGTAAAGCTGACAAAGTGGGGAAACCACGAGATCTAGAAAATTTTATCCCTAGGCATGGCATTCTAAAGTGCACAAAGCACACATCAGTGAAAATGGTCAAGGAGAAACGTGGCAATTCAGAAGGCAAGGAAGTAATAGAACTCTGCCGCAAATCAGTGAAACGTGTCAAATTCTCAGAAGCAGATGCTATACTTGAGCTACCAGAACGACAAAGTCTCTGCAAGATGTTTTCAGATGTTATGgcttcttcatcgtcgtcctcgtcatcatcatcatcattcacgTCTACCGAAGGAGACAAATGCGTAACTGCAGAAAGTGGTAGTTCTCATATGCCCATGGAAGCTTCCACTAAGGCGAAAGCAAATAAGAATTCAGATCATGAGGATTCTCCTGACAAAAGCATAACTGCAGAAAGTGGTAGTTCTCATATGCCCATGGAAGCTTCCACTAAGGCGAAAGCAAATAAGAATTCAGATCATGAGGATTCTCCTGACAAAAGCATAACTGCAGAAAGTGGTACTTCTCATATTGCCATGGAAGCTTTCACTAAGACGAAAGAAGTAAATAAGAATTCAGATCATGAGGATTCTCCTGAGGCTGGTAACAGAGAGATGGCCGCTCCTCTCATTGATCTGAATATGGCGTTACCGGAACCTACTGAACTGGACCAAAG GCTGGAAAGCGAACAATCTACTGCTGACTTGGAAAGAATAACGAATTCAAGTTTGGCAGGCACATTATTGCATGGTGAGGCGATAAAAGTTTCTGATGTAGATGCTGCTGGTTCTCCATTGAGCTTAACTGAACTTGCAGAGACTCGTCGTGGTTGCAGTAATGTTTCAGTAAAAGATACTATGACTATGAGTACGTCTCCTTGTGCATTGCCAGATCACACATTTCCGGATTCATTTCGGCAGCACCAGAGTTGGTTTTCCACAAGCGGCAAATTTTCTTCCTGGCCATCTCATGAATCTAATGTGTCACACAGTAAGGAGTTCAATTTTCGTTCTGAGTTGAACATTCCGCGTGAGAATGGACCTTCCACAGGACCGACAGTTCGTTTGATGGGTAAAGATCTTTCAGTTTGCACGACCAGAGCTGAATCGTTTTCCGAGACTGCGCAGAAGCATACAGGTACTTTTACCAATGACTATCTCAAGGCAAATGTGTTCTTGCCACAACAAGGACGGCCTTTTCTCTCTTTACAAGCTCAGAATTTCCCCAAGGATACAGCAAATTCCACCAGTATAATTCATGCTTCAACATATCATGCAAGCGCAAGTCAGGCACGGACTACACATGATTATGGCCACCCTGTCCCGGCAGCTAATGTACTTTCTGGAGATCAGTTGACATATGAGAACAGGTTTTTTGATTTTTCAAACTCGCAGACCAATCGGCCTTTTCTATTGGGGTGCCCACCTCCTCTCAATCGTGGCAGTACAGCATCCCAACAGAATTCCCCGTCGCGCCGTTATTACTCTGATCCTATCCCTAGGACAGAACCACCCACAGCATCACCTTTGCCTACAACCAGACAGCATGGTACATCATCTTTAGGTTTCCATGCCAATTTGCCTCAGCAACATGTTGTGCATCCAGCAAGCTCGTCAGTTTGTCGTCTTAATTCTGTGGATTTTACATTCAACCATCCAGACCGGGTAGTTCATACACCTTCCAACAGCATAAGAGATGCAACCCTTTCGGCAAGAAATACAGATAACACAGTGGGGAGCGCTGTTCTTGGCAATTTTAATGCTTCACCTAGTGGTCGGTATGTGCAGAAGAGATCAGGGCCAGTGAAGCTCACTCCTGGGGCGAAGCATGTACTGGTGCCAAACGATAGCACAGGTGACGGCGATTCTGCGCCTGTGTACTCCTGTGTTTCGTTCGGAAGTAGGAGCACAAATGCTGCAGGTCCTCAGAACAAAGGAGCATGA
- the LOC123077695 gene encoding uncharacterized protein isoform X2 gives MAAAAFSIREYAASMRGGTAKEGRRFLGIEDLPPLGAPRCRWWADELASTVAAAAAAVASSRRAQGKAKPPKKRSISDLFAAAPPLAVPPAGDTGCKEQMDLDGDEALCAIARRAKEEKKRKRKLQEEEEGQKEETAAVDAAPESSGGREPEGNFAARKEALENPNLFDGLDTHSLQKPEASQHHREEREKISERRKQGKINNITKKKANTQKHIGNSKADKVGKPRDLENFIPRHGILKCTKHTSVKMVKEKRGNSEGKEVIELCRKSVKRVKFSEADAILELPERQSLCKMFSDVMASSSSSSSSSSSFTSTEGDKCVTAESGSSHMPMEASTKAKANKNSDHEDSPDKSITAESGSSHMPMEASTKAKANKNSDHEDSPDKSITAESGTSHIAMEAFTKTKEVNKNSDHEDSPEAGNREMAAPLIDLNMALPEPTELDQRYDSYSEVLNLEHTHEETLSSNVQLHDGRENLKIFSVDSHRLESEQSTADLERITNSSLAGTLLHGEAIKVSDVDAAGSPLSLTELAETRRGCSNVSVKDTMTMSTSPCALPDHTFPDSFRQHQSWFSTSGKFSSWPSHESNVSHSKEFNFRSELNIPRENGPSTGPTVRLMGKDLSVCTTRAESFSETAQKHTGTFTNDYLKANVFLPQQGRPFLSLQAQNFPKDTANSTSIIHASTYHASASQARTTHDYGHPVPAANVLSGDQLTYENRFFDFSNSQTNRPFLLGCPPPLNRGSTASQQNSPSRRYYSDPIPRTEPPTASPLPTTRQHGTSSLGFHANLPQQHVVHPASSSVCRLNSVDFTFNHPDRVVHTPSNSIRDATLSARNTDNTVGSAVLGNFNASPSGRYVQKRSGPVKLTPGAKHVLVPNDSTGDGDSAPVYSCVSFGSRSTNAAGPQNKGA, from the exons ATGGCCGCCGCCGCGTTCTCCATCAG GGAGTACGCGGCGAGCATGAGGGGCGGGACGGCGAAGGAGGGGCGGCGTTTCTTGGGAATCGAGGATCTCCCGCCTCTCGGAGCGCCGAGGTGCCGGTGGTGGGCGGACGAGCTCGCCTCCACCGTGGCTGCTGCAGCTGCGGCGGTGGCGTCCTCGAGGAGGGCGCAAGGGAAGGCGAAGCCGCCGAAGAAGCGGTCCATCTCCGACCTCTTCGCCGCGGCGCCCCCTTTGGCCGTGCCCCCCGCCGGTGATACCGGATGCAAAGAGCAAATGGATTTGGACGGCGACGAGGCGCTGTGCGCGATCGCGAGGCGGGCGAAGGAGGAGAAGAAACGAAAGAGAAAGCTGCAAGAAGAGGAGGAGGGGCAGAAGGAGGAGACGGCGGCAGTTGATGCCGCGCCGGAGAGCAGCGGAGGCCGAGAGCCCGAGGGGAATTTCGCTGCAAGAAAG GAAGCACTTGAAAATCCAAACCTGTTTGATGGACTGGATACTCACTCATTACAGAAACCTGAGGCTTCACAACATCACAGAGAAGAGAGAGAAAAGATATCTGAGAGAAGGAAGCAGGGGAAGATCAATAATATAACCAAGAAGAAGGCTAACACACAAAAGCACATCGGCAACAGTAAAGCTGACAAAGTGGGGAAACCACGAGATCTAGAAAATTTTATCCCTAGGCATGGCATTCTAAAGTGCACAAAGCACACATCAGTGAAAATGGTCAAGGAGAAACGTGGCAATTCAGAAGGCAAGGAAGTAATAGAACTCTGCCGCAAATCAGTGAAACGTGTCAAATTCTCAGAAGCAGATGCTATACTTGAGCTACCAGAACGACAAAGTCTCTGCAAGATGTTTTCAGATGTTATGgcttcttcatcgtcgtcctcgtcatcatcatcatcattcacgTCTACCGAAGGAGACAAATGCGTAACTGCAGAAAGTGGTAGTTCTCATATGCCCATGGAAGCTTCCACTAAGGCGAAAGCAAATAAGAATTCAGATCATGAGGATTCTCCTGACAAAAGCATAACTGCAGAAAGTGGTAGTTCTCATATGCCCATGGAAGCTTCCACTAAGGCGAAAGCAAATAAGAATTCAGATCATGAGGATTCTCCTGACAAAAGCATAACTGCAGAAAGTGGTACTTCTCATATTGCCATGGAAGCTTTCACTAAGACGAAAGAAGTAAATAAGAATTCAGATCATGAGGATTCTCCTGAGGCTGGTAACAGAGAGATGGCCGCTCCTCTCATTGATCTGAATATGGCGTTACCGGAACCTACTGAACTGGACCAAAGGTATGATTCATATTCAGAGGTGCTAAATCTGGAGCATACACATGAGGAAACTTTAAGTTCTAATGTCCAATTGCATGATGGGAGAGAAAACCTGAAGATTTTTTCTGTTGATTCACATAGGCTGGAAAGCGAACAATCTACTGCTGACTTGGAAAGAATAACGAATTCAAGTTTGGCAGGCACATTATTGCATGGTGAGGCGATAAAAGTTTCTGATGTAGATGCTGCTGGTTCTCCATTGAGCTTAACTGAACTTGCAGAGACTCGTCGTGGTTGCAGTAATGTTTCAGTAAAAGATACTATGACTATGAGTACGTCTCCTTGTGCATTGCCAGATCACACATTTCCGGATTCATTTCGGCAGCACCAGAGTTGGTTTTCCACAAGCGGCAAATTTTCTTCCTGGCCATCTCATGAATCTAATGTGTCACACAGTAAGGAGTTCAATTTTCGTTCTGAGTTGAACATTCCGCGTGAGAATGGACCTTCCACAGGACCGACAGTTCGTTTGATGGGTAAAGATCTTTCAGTTTGCACGACCAGAGCTGAATCGTTTTCCGAGACTGCGCAGAAGCATACAGGTACTTTTACCAATGACTATCTCAAGGCAAATGTGTTCTTGCCACAACAAGGACGGCCTTTTCTCTCTTTACAAGCTCAGAATTTCCCCAAGGATACAGCAAATTCCACCAGTATAATTCATGCTTCAACATATCATGCAAGCGCAAGTCAGGCACGGACTACACATGATTATGGCCACCCTGTCCCGGCAGCTAATGTACTTTCTGGAGATCAGTTGACATATGAGAACAGGTTTTTTGATTTTTCAAACTCGCAGACCAATCGGCCTTTTCTATTGGGGTGCCCACCTCCTCTCAATCGTGGCAGTACAGCATCCCAACAGAATTCCCCGTCGCGCCGTTATTACTCTGATCCTATCCCTAGGACAGAACCACCCACAGCATCACCTTTGCCTACAACCAGACAGCATGGTACATCATCTTTAGGTTTCCATGCCAATTTGCCTCAGCAACATGTTGTGCATCCAGCAAGCTCGTCAGTTTGTCGTCTTAATTCTGTGGATTTTACATTCAACCATCCAGACCGGGTAGTTCATACACCTTCCAACAGCATAAGAGATGCAACCCTTTCGGCAAGAAATACAGATAACACAGTGGGGAGCGCTGTTCTTGGCAATTTTAATGCTTCACCTAGTGGTCGGTATGTGCAGAAGAGATCAGGGCCAGTGAAGCTCACTCCTGGGGCGAAGCATGTACTGGTGCCAAACGATAGCACAGGTGACGGCGATTCTGCGCCTGTGTACTCCTGTGTTTCGTTCGGAAGTAGGAGCACAAATGCTGCAGGTCCTCAGAACAAAGGAGCATGA